From Zea mays cultivar B73 chromosome 3, Zm-B73-REFERENCE-NAM-5.0, whole genome shotgun sequence:
GTAGCACCTTATTTTCAGTACTACCAAGAGTAATCCCAATCTTTTCACAATTTGAAGCAATGAATTTCGGATCAAAAGGAATGAAGGATAACTCACTGGTTTCCAGATTACGTTTTGCTCCCAAGCGCTGTGCTTTTGTCAATATATCTTCATCCGTATTAGTCCTCTTGACGCTTATTCTGGAATCCCCTTGACTAAGCTTTTCGGTCTTTACCCTCTTAGCAAGAGAATTAGACATAATTGCTTCCTGCAATGCCATTATTACATGATTATCTGATTGAGCCCTTAAAGAAAGTGCTTGTCTCATTTCATTATTTGTCATATTGGCCTTGATATTAAATTCTTTACATAATACCTGGAGGACAGAGCGAGGTACCTCAGCAAAGGAATTAACATCTCCCAGGTGAATGGCTCTCTCCTGTGTATCTGATTGAAATAACGGATTATCAGTATGATCAGACACGTGACAAAGCaatgaaggaaaatttgcaaaACCCTTCTGGTGATTAAGTAAATTACCAGTAGACATAATTAGTTCGTCGATCAACTCGTTGTCCACCTGGGAATTATTACTGGCATCAATTAAAGCCAAACCAGCACCACCACCACTAAGTGGCTTTGATGCAGCCTGGGTCTGCAAACTGTCATCAGCCAAATTCAGCCCGCCAGCACCATCCGTCATACCAGCAAGTATCGAACAGCTTGGAACCAGATCGTAAAGGCTGCTAAGATTCGCATCCTCGCCAACATTTTCTGGTGTCTGATCAAGATCACCAGGTGAGAGATCGGTAAGGCCAATTTTTGGTTCCAGAACGAGTGCTTCGGCAGACTTAGGTACTAGCAGAGCATACTGAGCAGAACAAGAGGAGGAAGTTGGCATCAAAGTTGTCGGCTCATTGAAAGTCGAATCTTCAGACTCAACACCTGTTCCTATCGTTGAGCCATAATTGTTCTGATTCCCTTGCAGAACCACCATCCCCATGACTAAAGCTCCATCGTTTGGCTTATTATGATCACTCTGTAAGGAATTATCCCGCATGACCGTGTCTTCTGCTACCTCCTCCATTGGAAAAGAATCATTTCCATGCTTTTCAGAATAATCTTCATTCTCTCCTTGTTCCTTATCATCTCCGTCCCGATAATCCATGTTATCCTTGTCAATCCATCTCCCATCTTTGAGAACCTTATCAACTTTGAAGAAGATCTCGTAAAGCCCTTCACCAACTATTATTTCTGCAGACTCCGGAATATGATTCACATCCGTCACTGCCACCAAAATACGGACCACCCCCATTTTCCGAGTGTATCGCATATCCACTTTCTGTGTTGCACCCAAAATAGATCCTACTGCCCACAAAGGAAGAAAGGAGCGGATCTCAAAAGGAACCCCATAAACATTCACCCAAGCTTTCTGCAGATAAGAAATTGGTTCTATTTTTTGGTTAACCTCCTGAATAACTAAAATACCTTCTCCACCCAGTGTATGAACATACTTCATAGCTATCATGCGTTGAAGCTCAACCCTGCATGGAAACGGTACTAGAAAACTGTCTGCATGCTTCTGAACTGACCAATTCCACTTCACTGGTATAAGTTTAGAGAGTTCAGACTTAACAAGTTCAGCAGTAACATTACCTTCCTTCACGGTTATGAATGCAGTTACACCATCCGACCTTGGAATAACACCCTTTGCACCCCCAAGTATGAATCTGGAAGAAACCAGACTCACCACCTGCAAAACCACATAGAGCTGCCTGCGGCTTCGGTCCGTTAAACACCGGGCACTCCTCGGGGACATGATTGTCTTCGCAAATTTCACAACAAAGTTCATCCCGTCGTTTCTTCCCCTTGTCAGCAACGCCGGATGTAACGTCTGCAACCTGTTTACAAGCCGGCTCGGTCTGCATACCACTACTGTGAGCTACAATCACCCTGGCATCAGAGCCGAACGACCCACCATACGTGTGAAACCGGTTGCCGCGGCGACGCCATGAACCACGCCCTCGAACTTCCCAGTTTTCCCGACCACGGGACGACCAACTGTCAAGACCCGAGGAACGACCACGTACCTGCTGGCGTCGGCGATCCATCACTCTCCAGCCCTCAGGATCAGTTTCCTCCTTAGCCATGTCACTAGAGTTGATGGCCGACTTGAGGACGTCGGCGTACGTTTTGAGAACAGGAAATGGCGGCTGGTGATAGAATGGCGAGAGAACAGGGTTCCCAGGTTTTGGCGTACTAAAAACTTTCTGACGGAGTAAATGAAGGCCAGGATTACGGCTGGCCCAGCAGAGAGTGGCTGACGCCAGAAAACACTGCGAACCCGTTTCCTTCTGCGGGCTCAATTCTTGCGCTGGTGTCTGGCCCACAGAGTAAGAAGGCTGGTACACAACACGCGAACGTGATCCCTCAGTAAAGTCGTCCAGCACACATGGCGGAATTAGCGGCACATACTGTTTCCTTTCCAAATGAACTGGAGAGATATTTGAATTTGAACGGCATAGAGGAATCAGATCGAAATGGCTGACTTCCTTCCTCAACGTCGGCGAGCAAATGCGTCGAGCAGCAGCCTTCTTTGCTGAAGCCATCACATGGCCGAGAGTAACGACCGGTGACGAACTTTGCTTCAGCAAGGAACCTTCCCAGGGATTGATCACAGCAGCAAGTTTTTGAGTACGTACCTTAGGCAACGCATGGCGCCCAACAGTCCGGCGAAAAAAATCCTCGCACCTCCTTGAAAACAGCTTCCTTGCCGCCTGGTCCTCCTCCAGACGGATTGCCGAACGCTTAATCCGCGCAAGGCGATGAGCTTCCGTCCACCAAAACCGAGGACGAGGTCCCACAAGCC
This genomic window contains:
- the LOC103650306 gene encoding uncharacterized protein isoform X2; translation: MASAKKAAARRICSPTLRKEVSHFDLIPLCRSNSNISPVHLERKQYVPLIPPCVLDDFTEGSRSRVVYQPSYSVGQTPAQELSPQKETGSQCFLASATLCWASRNPGLHLLRQKVFSTPKPGNPVLSPFYHQPPFPVLKTYADVLKSAINSSDMAKEETDPEGWRVMDRRRQQVRGRSSGLDSWSSRGRENWEVRGRGSWRRRGNRFHTYGGSFGSDARVIVAHSSGMQTEPACKQVADVTSGVADKGKKRRDELCCEICEDNHVPEECPVFNGPKPQAALCGFAGGESGFFQIHTWGCKGCYSKVGWCNCIHNREGRVELQRMIAMKYVHTLGGEVGSILGATQKVDMRYTRKMGVVRILVAVTDVNHIPESAEIIVGEGLYEIFFKVDKVLKDGRWIDKDNMDYRDGDDKEQGENEDYSEKHGNDSFPMEEVAEDTVMRDNSLQSDHNKPNDGALVMGMVVLQGNQNNYGSTIGTGVESEDSTFNEPTTLMPTSSSCSAQYALLVPKSAEALVLEPKIGLTDLSPGDLDQTPENVGEDANLSSLYDLVPSCSILAGMTDGAGGLNLADDSLQTQAASKPLSGGGAGLALIDASNNSQVDNELIDELIMSTDTQERAIHLGDVNSFAEVPRSVLQEAIMSNSLAKRVKTEKLSQGDSRISVKRTNTDEDILTKAQRLGAKRNLETSHFQRYSLVKVLETSTEEGNTSTNS
- the LOC103650306 gene encoding uncharacterized protein isoform X1, with amino-acid sequence MASAKKAAARRICSPTLRKEVSHFDLIPLCRSNSNISPVHLERKQYVPLIPPCVLDDFTEGSRSRVVYQPSYSVGQTPAQELSPQKETGSQCFLASATLCWASRNPGLHLLRQKVFSTPKPGNPVLSPFYHQPPFPVLKTYADVLKSAINSSDMAKEETDPEGWRVMDRRRQQVRGRSSGLDSWSSRGRENWEVRGRGSWRRRGNRFHTYGGSFGSDARVIVAHSSGMQTEPACKQVADVTSGVADKGKKRRDELCCEICEDNHVPEECPVFNGPKPQAALCGFAGGESGFFQIHTWGCKGCYSKVGWCNCIHNREGRVELQRMIAMKYVHTLGGEGILVIQEVNQKIEPISYLQKAWVNVYGVPFEIRSFLPLWAVGSILGATQKVDMRYTRKMGVVRILVAVTDVNHIPESAEIIVGEGLYEIFFKVDKVLKDGRWIDKDNMDYRDGDDKEQGENEDYSEKHGNDSFPMEEVAEDTVMRDNSLQSDHNKPNDGALVMGMVVLQGNQNNYGSTIGTGVESEDSTFNEPTTLMPTSSSCSAQYALLVPKSAEALVLEPKIGLTDLSPGDLDQTPENVGEDANLSSLYDLVPSCSILAGMTDGAGGLNLADDSLQTQAASKPLSGGGAGLALIDASNNSQVDNELIDELIMSTDTQERAIHLGDVNSFAEVPRSVLQEAIMSNSLAKRVKTEKLSQGDSRISVKRTNTDEDILTKAQRLGAKRNLETSHFQRYSLVKVLETSTEEGNTSTNS
- the LOC103650306 gene encoding uncharacterized protein isoform X3 translates to MASAKKAAARRICSPTLRKEVSHFDLIPLCRSNSNISPVHLERKQYVPLIPPCVLDDFTEGSRSRVVYQPSYSVGQTPAQELSPQKETGSQCFLASATLCWASRNPGLHLLRQKVFSTPKPGNPVLSPFYHQPPFPVLKTYADVLKSAINSSDMAKEETDPEGWRVMDRRRQQVRGRSSGLDSWSSRGRENWEVRGRGSWRRRGNRFHTYGGSFGSDARVIVAHSSGMQTEPACKQVADVTSGVADKGKKRRDELCCEICEDNHVPEECPVFNGPKPQAALCGFAGGESGFFQIHTWGCKGCYSKVGWCNCIHNREGRVELQRMIAMKYVHTLGGEGSILGATQKVDMRYTRKMGVVRILVAVTDVNHIPESAEIIVGEGLYEIFFKVDKVLKDGRWIDKDNMDYRDGDDKEQGENEDYSEKHGNDSFPMEEVAEDTVMRDNSLQSDHNKPNDGALVMGMVVLQGNQNNYGSTIGTGVESEDSTFNEPTTLMPTSSSCSAQYALLVPKSAEALVLEPKIGLTDLSPGDLDQTPENVGEDANLSSLYDLVPSCSILAGMTDGAGGLNLADDSLQTQAASKPLSGGGAGLALIDASNNSQVDNELIDELIMSTDTQERAIHLGDVNSFAEVPRSVLQEAIMSNSLAKRVKTEKLSQGDSRISVKRTNTDEDILTKAQRLGAKRNLETSHFQRYSLVKVLETSTEEGNTSTNS